CTAAAATAGCTGATTTTGGGGAATAATATAAGCAGAGAGAAAAGAAACTTGAAAAAATGAATAAATTATTATCTAAGTTGATAAAGGCAAACTATCTGAAAGGATAGGACGCAAAGTCATGGGCCTAAAGTACTTCTGTACCAAGACTGCCAGACTACCGACTTTTTTTATTTAGAAACCCTTGGATAATACTCTCTTGTTAATAGAAAAATCAAAAAAAGAGGGGGAATAATTAAAATGATAATCTCCAAAAAAAGTATATTTCATACAGTATTATTAATTTCCTTGACCATCACTACATTAGTTTATGGAGCTTCATCTTGCCTAACCACCGAAGATGCAACTACTTATTGCCAGGAAATCACTATTGATCAACCTATTGAAGAGGTAAACACTTTAGTTATTCCTGAAAATAATAATATGATCTGTGATTCATTAACCGGAACATGCGGTCCACCTTCCGGTTGGTATTAAACCAATAGCCAATACTAATAATAATACTAAAAAAAGTCTTAATCTTTAATATTTTTTGGTTTTTAGATTAAGACTTTTTTATTTTTTTAGAACCTTAGAGCACGGGTTTATAAGCAGAGATTTTAATACTAGCTACTTTAATCTCTGATCCTATAGCAATCCGATTGATATCCTCGCTTATTCCCGGAGTTGATTTTATAAACGATTCCAGTTCATCCCATTGGTATGTTTTTCGCTCAATAACCTTTATTTTTTCAAGTCCTGCTTTATGCAAGCCGGAAATATATTCCTTTTCACTGATCACTCCGGAAATACAGGCACAGTATAAGTCTTTATTTTCTCTTAACCGTTCCGGAATGTTTTCCCCCACCATATCGGATACTACCATACGGCCACCTGGTTTTAATACCCGACTAATCTCCGAAAATACTTTTTCTTTCTCCGGAGAAAGGTTAATGACACAGTTAGAAATAACCCAGTCAACTGAAGATGATTCAACAGGAAGATCCTCGATCAACCCTTTGCGCACCTCAACATTCTTAACTCCTGCAGCTTTGATATTTTCTTTCGCTTTACCGATCATCTCTTCGGTCATATCCACTCCAATAACCCGACCTGAGGATCCTACCTTACGGGCAGCGATCAAAAGATCAAGCCCGGCACCAGCACCCAGGTCAAGCACAACATCCCCTTCCCTGACTTCACTGAAAGCCAATGGATTCCCACAACCGAAAGTGGTAATATTGGAATCAGTAAGAAGATCATTAATATCTTCTTCGTTATATCCTATATCTTTTGCCTTAACGCAACAATCTGTTTCTTCTGTACAATTACAACAGCTTGCGTTTTTCCGTGATATTGCCTGGGCGTAACTTTTTTTTATTTCCTCTCTGACCTTTTTAGCATTAACTTCCTTTTCTTTTGAATCCATAAAACATTCTCCCTTTTTTATTTTTTGTTTTCCTTTTTTATAAGGACACAGTTGCGTAAGTATGCAAATATTAGTTCAAAAAAATATTTCTTTCCTTAATTTATATTATCCTTTTTTCTCTTTAGGCGGACAACATGATTCAATTGCTCGCGCAAAACCCCGAAAGATTGAAGATAAAAACTCGTATCGTACCGAATAATAAACCTCTTTGCCCTGCTTCTCTGCAAGCAGAATTCCCTCTTTACGAAGTATTGCAAGATGACGTGACACTACAGATACATCAACCGGAAAGCTTTTAGCAATCTCACTAACTATTTCAGGTTCCTTAGCTTCCACTAAATGAGCCAAAATACGAAGTCTGGTAGAATCGCTAACTGCCTTTAAAAAATTCGGATCGGGGATTCCTTGGATACCACAGCATTCTTCGTCTTTATTTCTATGTTCTTTTTTTGTATTTTTGTTTATTTGTGTCATCATGCAATTATTGTAATCTATCAAAAAATATTTGTCAACTTTTTGAAATACTTTTATTAAATATTTCACCATAAATTATTTTGTTTATACTGGTCAATTAATATTTTATTGACTATTTTACGATGGAAGCTTGAGCGCCAATTTATAAGCTTTATTATATTTATTCTCCAAAAAATGAAGTATCAGAAATAGAAGGAAGCTAATAAAAAGAGGAAGAGCTGCGAAGCGATAAGACCAAACTAAATTGCTTTGGTCTGCAATCCATCCGTAGAGAGTAGGAGCAATCGTGGCGGAAATTCCCTCCGCAAAAAGACTTATTCCAAATATTTTCCCCTGATGATTAATGGGACAAATAAAAGTTAACCAGGTATTTTGAGAAGGGAAAAATATTCCTTCTAAAATACCCAAGTTACCGACCAGTAAGATAATGAGTATAAACTGAGTAACAAAAGTAATAGATAAAAGCAGGAATGTTGTGACAATAGTGGTTGATAAAACCAGGATAAGCGGATTACTTCTATCTATAAGCTTACTGGAAATGAGGCTGCCCAGAAATACTCCTGAAAAAATTATAGTGACAATCCAGGCAGAAACCTCTGGTTTTATACCCAGATCATCTGTAGCGTAAACAGGGAGAAAGGAAAGAACTGCCCAGAATCCCAGGCTTCGAATACCCATACTTATAAGAAATAAATAAATATAACTTTGTTTGATCTTCTTCTCTGCTTCTGTTTTTGGATTTTTTTTACCCTTTTTTGATTTTAGATATTTATAGGCAAGAAAATAACCGGGAAAAGAGAGCAATAAGCAGGTCATCTTCCATCCGAATATTTGAACCAAAAAACCGAATAATAGACTTGCAATCATTATTCCGGCAGTTCCTGCGGCAGAAAATAGACTTAGGTAACGCCCTCTCTGGTGTTTCTGGGAATTCTCTCTCACCATAGCGGTTGCCAGGGGATGAAAAGTTGAAACACCGATAGCTAATAGAAATAAAAAAGCAATAATAGTGTGAATATTATTTACCCAGATCAAGCCACCTAAAAAAATAGAGGAACAGACAAAGCCACTAGCTATTATTATTTTTTTCTCATATTTATCACCGACGTAACCGAAAAGTAAGGAAAAAATAGACCTCAAAGCAACGTGAATAGTTAAAATTAGTCCAGATTGAAAATAGTTAAGGTTAAATTGTTCTCTAAAAAGAGGTAAGAGAAAAGGTATAATGAAAAAATACATATCATTATAGGAATGACCTACAGCACTTAAGCTTAATATTGATTTTATTTCTTTCTTTTCTTTATCGGACATGGTCTTCTTTAACCTCGAATTAAGCATTAATCAGTTTCAAACAATATAATCCTTTTACCGCAAAATTACAAGGAATTTTAATAAATAAAAATAATCTTCGTAAATATTCACTTAATAAACCGCTGATAACTTTTTTAGCTCAGCTTCTATTTTCTTATTTTTATTATCTGGCCTCGATTAGCCTTATGTAGTTCTTGAGAGGAAATTTTAATGAGGGATTTTTCCGAACCTCCTCCGGAATAGACGAATTCTTTTTCCATCACTTTCGGATCGATTAAAAAAGTAGCAGAATATCCAAAAGAAGGAACACCGCCACAGACAAAACCGGTTTTCTGCAAAATTTCTAACGGGTTAGCTGTTCGAGGTCGCTCAATTCCTAAAAGTCTTCCTATTTTAGAAGTACTGGCTCTATCTTCACCTTTCACAATAGCAACAATTAGATTTTCTTCCTTATCAATCAAACATATATTTTTTACTACTTCTTCTACTGAAGCATCGACCGCTCGCACCGCTTCTGCCACAGAATGGCAGGAAGTCTTAAAAGAAAGATGTTCTGCCTTGATATTGTTGTCTTTAATATACTTCTTGATTTTCTCTTCGTAAAAGTTCATTAATACCTCTTGATTGCTTTAAATATTTTTTTATCACAGCTAAGTTATTTCTTTGACTCCTTACCGGTCATTTCTTCAATTTTTACTTTAACCATGGTTACTTTTTCTAAAACATCTTCGGAGTAATGAAATAAAGAGGAAGAATTATGGTCATTGTAGTGGTGCATGATAATATCTAAGGCTTGCTTCTTTTCTACCATATCTTTTAAAATAACTGCTTTTCCGAAAATCAGGACACTCTTGTACTTCATGCTGGTCTTGCATACTTTTGGAGATTGCACCAGTTCTACATCAATATCAAATTCTATACAAACCTTATTATTATTCCGAAGAATATCCAGCTTGCGTCCTTCACTGGCGGAATGCAAAAAAATATTATTATTCCGATAACCAAAATTCATAGGTATTACGTAAGGCATATCTTGCCAGCACATTCCAACCCGGCAAATAATTGCTTTTTCAATAAAAGATATCATCAATTTTTTATTCAATATTTCTTTTTCTTTTCTTCTCATAACACCTTTATTCCTTTTATCTAAAAATATTATTAGTTAAATAAAAAATAAAAATTACTTTCCTGCCAGAGACTCCCCTATAGAATCGTTGAGCCCCTGGTTAGGTTTTTGAACTACATACTATTAACTGCTCTTTCTATTCTCTTTAAACCTTCTTCGAGCATAGAACGGGGACAGGCAATATTGATTCTCATAAAGCCCTCCCCTCCTATGCCAAACCAACATCCATCATCAAGGGCTACTTTAGCTTTATTAATCATTAAATTATTTAAATCCTGGACATTTAATCCTAATTGCCGGCAATCTAACCAAATCAAATAAGTCCCTTCCGGTTTAATAACCTTTATCTTTGGTATATTTTCTCTAAAATATCTACTTAAAAATTCTAAATTTGTTTTTAGATAGGTCAATAACTGCTCAAGCCATTCTTCTCCGTATCTAAAGGCAGACTCCAAAGCCACTAAGCCAAAAACATTATTCTCGTTAAGGGTTAAACTATCCAAGATATTCTGATAAATTTTGTAATATTTTTTGTTGGGGATAATGATGGTAGAAGTCTGTAGTCCTGCTAAATTAAAGGTTTTACTCGGCGCCGTGCAGGTAATTGAATTATGAGCATATGCGGGTGAAATTTTCGCAAAAGGTGTATGCTTGTGACCTTTAAACAAGATATCTGCATGGATTTCATCAGAAACAACCATAATATTATGTTTTATACAAATTTCTCCCAGTATGATAAGCTCTTCTTTTTGCCATACCCGTCCCACCGGATTATGTGGACTGCATAGAATTAATAGCTTCACTCTGGGGTCGCTAACTTTTCTTTCTAAATCATCGTAATCCATAAAATATTTTTTGTTACCAAATTTTAAGGGATTATTCACTACATGGCAACCGTTATTTTCTATTACCCGAAAAAAGGGATAATAAACCGGCGGTTGAATGACCACCTTGTCACCGGGTTCCGTAAATGCTCTGATAATAAAACTTAAAGCAGGAACAACTCCCGGACTGAAAGCCAGCCAATCTTTTTTCACTTTCCAATGATGTCTTTTCTCCATCCAACCAATGATTGCCTGGTAATAGGAATCCGGCCTCGAGGTATAGCCATAAATACCATGCTCGGCTGCTTTTCTTATAGCTTCGATTACCGGTTTCGGTGACCTAAACTCCATATCGGCAACCCACATAGGAAGTATATCTTTGGCTCCAAAAATAGTGTCCAGTTCATCCCACTTTACGGAGTGATAGTTAGTTCGATCGATAACCTTATCAAAGTCATATTTCATCTCACTTCTCCTTAAGTGGTATATCTTTTAAATATTTAATGCGAAAAGTTTACTCTGAATCATGAACCTTCTAAATTACTTGTTCAATTTTCTCTATTGCAATATCCTCGGTATTTGCCTATGATCTTTGCACTCATAGTTCAAATAGTACAATCATCCTTGTTCTCTAATTCTTATTGAATTGAAAAAACTCATCTCTTCAGATAAATTGCCTCTATATTTTTATGAAAGAATTTCATCAAATTTTTCTATAGTAATTGCGGGGGTGGAAGAAAAGGCGATACCGGTTAATTTATGCAAATTTGCAGAAGCTTGAATTACCTCTTCTACACCGGGTAAATTTACAATAAAAACCAAATCCTTATCTCCCAGTAGTGCATATTGGGCAACTATCTTGCCACCAAGTTTCAAGATAGCATCATTAGCTTTTTTTGTACGCTCAGAACTAATTCCCTTTATAGCTTCAGGGGAATATTTGCCAAACATGAAATAAGTCGTCATTTTCTTCTCCTTTCTTTTCTAATAAAAATTTTTTCAGGGTAAAAATAATTTTTAAAATATATTTGTACTGCTGAATTAAGAACAAGGAGATTGTACTATCTACAATCCAGAGTAATTTTGCAAATCAATAAATCAACTCTTTTAAAAAAGTAATTTACTGTAAAAAATAATATGTCTTTTGTAAAATTATAAGCAAAAAAACATTAAATGAATAATAAAATTTAAATTACTCATCTTTTTTTCAAGATTAAAGTTAAATTCTTATTTAAGATGGTGACTATAAAATCAATCTAATAGTCTTTTTTCACCACTGATTAATTGAATATCCGTAATGTTTCGAGATACCTCCAGGCAGCCGAGATATTTTCCTTCAGTATCCTTCAAAGCATAATATTCTATTAGAACTTTTTGCTTTTCATTATTAAGACCGATAGGAAGATCAATCCAGAAACGAGCTTTTTCTCTTTTCCTTTCTTTCATCTCTTGTAATATTTTATCCACTTTATCAAGGCTCTTTTTAGGATGACAGTTAGTTACATCTCTGCCTACCACATTTATAGGCCTTTTAAATATCCTTGTTTTATGTTTATTCCAAGCTAAGACCTTATCTTTAGCATCCACAACGGAAAATTCAATAGGTATAGTCTCCAAAACCGCTTCTAATACATCTTCAGGTAACTTACCAATCATTTCTTTGCCTCCTTTAAATTTTTATAATTATTAAAATATCTTCTCTCATGTATTGCAATATTACTGCAGGTTTAATTCTTTTTCAAGGTATATATCTTTTTATAAAAACTATTCCTAACAACTCTCTCTGTATTATTTGATTCTTAATGAATTTAAAATAACTGTGATGGAACTTACAGCCATAGCTCCTTCGGCTATTGCCGGGTGCAATAATCCTGCCATAGCCAGAGGGATAACAATAACGTTGTAAAAAAATGCCCAGAACAAATTCTGCCTAATAATTCGAAAGGTTTTTCGAGAAATTTCAATACTATCTACTATGCGAGATATCCCACCTTTTACTATCACAATATCAGCGCTATCTATTGCCAAATCAGCCCCTTCCCCTATAGCCACCCCGATATCTGCTCCTTTAAGAGAAGCTGCATCATTTATTCCATCTCCTACCATTAAAATCTTCGAGCCTTTTTCTTGATATTGCCTTATAATATTGAGTTTATCTTCAGGCTTAATACCGGCATACACTTTTTCTATCCCTACTTGACGGGCTATTGCCTGAGCAGTCTTGAGGTTATCACCGCTTAACATGATTGAATCTATACCCGAGCTTTTAAGTTTCGATACTGCTTTATTCGAATCTTCCCTAATGGAGTCTTCAATAGTTATTGATCCAATATTTATATTATTTTTGTAAACTTCTATCACAATTTTGCCTTCTTTAAGGAGCTGTAAATATTTTTCTGTGGATTTTGGCTTTCCGATAAAATATTCATCCCCTTTTACTACTGCCTTAACCCCTTCTCCGCTTATCTCTTCAATTTTTTCTGGTTTTACATCTGATTTTTGAAAAGAGGATATAGCCTTGGCCAAAGGATGATTGGAATTACTTTCAATTCCCGCAACAATTTTCATTTCTTCATTAGAAAGAGAATGATTAATAATATGGGGATTACCCTGGGTAATAGTACCGGTTTTATCCATCATCACTATTTTAATATCTTTAGAAGTTTGAATGGCTTCTGCATTCCTAATGATCATTCCTTTTTTAGCTGCCAGTCCGGTTCCGGAAACCAAAGCCATAGGGATAGCTAATCCCAAGGCACAAGGGCAGGCAATAACGATAGTAGAAATAAAAACAAATATCGCAAAAGAAATCGAATTGTCGGTATTTAATATCCAGGGGAATAATCCTCGCATATAGGAAAGAAATCCCTGAAATTCTTCGAATTGAAAAGTCCAGATTATACCACTCATCAGTGCCAGGATAATAATTGCGGGAACAAACCAAAGGGTAATTCTATCAGCTAAAGCTTGAATAGGAATTTTAGTCCCCTGTGCTTCTTTGATTAAATCGACCATCTGAGAAAGGAAAGATTCTTCGCCAACTTTATCAACTCTTACTTTAAAACTACCGGTAAGATTTAGAGAACCACCGGTTACCTTACTCCCTTTATTTTTAGTTATCGGTAAAGATTCTCCACTAATCATGGATTCATCTACGGAAGAAATCCCCTCTTCTACTTTTCCGTCTACAGGAATTCTTTCTCCGGGTTTCACTAAAACCAAAAATCCGACTTTAACTGCTTCAATAGGTATGGTTGATTCTCCTTCAGAAAATATTACCCGAGCTTCTTTTGCTTGGAGTTTGATAAGAGCCTTTATTTCTTTGGCTGCCTTGTCTCGAAGACGTGATTCAATAAATCTACCGGTAAGATGAATAGTCACAATCATGGCACCTATGGTTCCGAAAGAGATGATGGAAAGTCCTAATGAACTTAATAGGACAGTTATCCAACAAGCAAGTGAGCCAATAAAAATGAGAGTATCCATATTGGTATGAACATGGGTAAGAGCTATCCAGGCTCCTTTAATAGTAGCTCTACCACTATAAAAAATTACTACCCCACCAAAGATTAATTCTATCCACATGAAATAAGGAACAGCATAACCTATCATATTCAAGATCATTAACAAAGATAAAGGGAAAGTAATGATCCAGGAAAAGATAAGATTCTTTCTAGCAAGGTCATATCTTTTCTTTTCTAAATCTTCTGCCGGTTCGGTTGAAATACCATAGCCTGCTTCTTCTACTGCTTTCTTTATCTTTTCTAAAGATATATCTTTTTCGCTGATCAAAAAAGCACTTTCAGTTGCCAGGTTGACCGATGCAAACTTTACTCCATCAATTTTTTTCAAGGAATTTTCAACAGTATTCGCACAGGTAATACAGGTCATTCCGGTAATTGAAAAGCTTTTTTTGTTTTCACTCATCATATTTTCCCCTTTCAAGAAAATTTGCTCACAATAATTATTGAAAGTTTTAATGCGAGTAGACTGAATTATTTTATTTGATGTTTTCCTCCCAGCCATATCATATAAAGGGCATAAATTGCACTAAAAATTGCTCCGGGAAGAGAGGTGATTTCATCAAATAGGGTCAGGGCAATGGCGGCTGCAAATCCGGAGTTTTTAATGGTCCCTAAAAGTATCATCGAGGTTCGGTCTTTTTGATTTATTCCCATTTTTTTCAAAATGAGATTTAATAGAATGAATCCCAGGAAAGTAGCGGTAAAAGCAATCAATGATACTTTCATTAAAATATTCGGTTGTTCCAAGAAGGTTTTTTGGTTTAAACCGATCGCAGTAAAGATAACCACAAAGAAACCCCAATTAATCATGGTTCCTTTCCAGGAAATAATTGATTGATAAAAACGGCTAAAAAGCAGTAGGCGGGAAAATACGATAGGTAAAATAATTAATTCGAGCAGAGTGAGGATCAACTTTGACAAAGGAAATGTTTCAGCGCCGGTTAATAACCAGATCAAGCCCGGCATAATAAAAATAGAGGATAGATAGGCACCAAAAGTGGCAAATAGAGATAAAATTGAATTACCCGCTAATAAGGAGGTGAAGGGGATCACTGCTATACCAGGAGGTGCCGAGGCAACCAAAATCATCCCTATTCTTATAGGATCTTGGAAAATAAACCATTGATTTAATATAAGAAGCACTGAACCTAAAAATAGATAACTGAAAAGTATTCCGATAGCAAGGGGATGGACCAAGCTCTGCCATTTTAACATTTGCTGGGTGGGAATTTGAACAATGGAAACGGTCATTACCAGCGCCAGAGCAGGAATGGTTAATAATTTGGTCCATTGAGCCAGTTGAGGACAGGTGAAACCTAAAACGAAGGCCAGTGGTAAGATAAAATTTCGATGCCCAAGAAATTTAAACATTTTGATTCCCTAAAACATAATTTTTTATTAGCCTATAATTTATATTTTAATATTCATCCAAATGATTAAATTCTGCATTTTCAATCCACGTTTCGGGTCTGGAAACAAATTCAATCAAGTTTTCTAATAGAAACATATGCTTTTTTTCTTCTTCCGCTAATTTTAAAAATATTTTCCTTTGTGACTCGATTTCCACCTTGTCACCCATTTCTATATAAAACTTATGACTCTTTTCTTCAATTTTCCAGGCATGGCGGTATAAATTTATCTCTGGTAAGTCAAAGTCAAATACTTGTTTTTTCCCTTTAATTTTAACAAAGATATTTTTAGCACTCTCTAATATATCTGTCTCTACCAATTCTATACTTACATCGGTTTTCATCATTTTTTCAATAATATTATAATGTTTGGCTTCGTCATCAGCTAACATTTTTAGAAGTGTCTGGAGTCCTATATCACTTGTTTTGCCAGCAAGTTCACGATAATAATTTTCACCGTCTTTTTCCATCTTCATGGCATACTTATAAATATTCATTTTCTTTCCTCCTATCATTATATTTTTCAAAGAGTATTTTTTT
The nucleotide sequence above comes from Candidatus Atribacteria bacterium. Encoded proteins:
- the arsM gene encoding arsenite methyltransferase gives rise to the protein MDSKEKEVNAKKVREEIKKSYAQAISRKNASCCNCTEETDCCVKAKDIGYNEEDINDLLTDSNITTFGCGNPLAFSEVREGDVVLDLGAGAGLDLLIAARKVGSSGRVIGVDMTEEMIGKAKENIKAAGVKNVEVRKGLIEDLPVESSSVDWVISNCVINLSPEKEKVFSEISRVLKPGGRMVVSDMVGENIPERLRENKDLYCACISGVISEKEYISGLHKAGLEKIKVIERKTYQWDELESFIKSTPGISEDINRIAIGSEIKVASIKISAYKPVL
- a CDS encoding ArsR family transcriptional regulator, with amino-acid sequence MVKYLIKVFQKVDKYFLIDYNNCMMTQINKNTKKEHRNKDEECCGIQGIPDPNFLKAVSDSTRLRILAHLVEAKEPEIVSEIAKSFPVDVSVVSRHLAILRKEGILLAEKQGKEVYYSVRYEFLSSIFRGFARAIESCCPPKEKKG
- a CDS encoding MFS transporter; translation: MLNSRLKKTMSDKEKKEIKSILSLSAVGHSYNDMYFFIIPFLLPLFREQFNLNYFQSGLILTIHVALRSIFSLLFGYVGDKYEKKIIIASGFVCSSIFLGGLIWVNNIHTIIAFLFLLAIGVSTFHPLATAMVRENSQKHQRGRYLSLFSAAGTAGIMIASLLFGFLVQIFGWKMTCLLLSFPGYFLAYKYLKSKKGKKNPKTEAEKKIKQSYIYLFLISMGIRSLGFWAVLSFLPVYATDDLGIKPEVSAWIVTIIFSGVFLGSLISSKLIDRSNPLILVLSTTIVTTFLLLSITFVTQFILIILLVGNLGILEGIFFPSQNTWLTFICPINHQGKIFGISLFAEGISATIAPTLYGWIADQSNLVWSYRFAALPLFISFLLFLILHFLENKYNKAYKLALKLPS
- a CDS encoding pyridoxamine 5'-phosphate oxidase family protein; amino-acid sequence: MRRKEKEILNKKLMISFIEKAIICRVGMCWQDMPYVIPMNFGYRNNNIFLHSASEGRKLDILRNNNKVCIEFDIDVELVQSPKVCKTSMKYKSVLIFGKAVILKDMVEKKQALDIIMHHYNDHNSSSLFHYSEDVLEKVTMVKVKIEEMTGKESKK
- a CDS encoding pyridoxal phosphate-dependent aminotransferase, with protein sequence MKYDFDKVIDRTNYHSVKWDELDTIFGAKDILPMWVADMEFRSPKPVIEAIRKAAEHGIYGYTSRPDSYYQAIIGWMEKRHHWKVKKDWLAFSPGVVPALSFIIRAFTEPGDKVVIQPPVYYPFFRVIENNGCHVVNNPLKFGNKKYFMDYDDLERKVSDPRVKLLILCSPHNPVGRVWQKEELIILGEICIKHNIMVVSDEIHADILFKGHKHTPFAKISPAYAHNSITCTAPSKTFNLAGLQTSTIIIPNKKYYKIYQNILDSLTLNENNVFGLVALESAFRYGEEWLEQLLTYLKTNLEFLSRYFRENIPKIKVIKPEGTYLIWLDCRQLGLNVQDLNNLMINKAKVALDDGCWFGIGGEGFMRINIACPRSMLEEGLKRIERAVNSM
- a CDS encoding GYD domain-containing protein — protein: MTTYFMFGKYSPEAIKGISSERTKKANDAILKLGGKIVAQYALLGDKDLVFIVNLPGVEEVIQASANLHKLTGIAFSSTPAITIEKFDEILS
- a CDS encoding cation-translocating P-type ATPase — encoded protein: MSENKKSFSITGMTCITCANTVENSLKKIDGVKFASVNLATESAFLISEKDISLEKIKKAVEEAGYGISTEPAEDLEKKRYDLARKNLIFSWIITFPLSLLMILNMIGYAVPYFMWIELIFGGVVIFYSGRATIKGAWIALTHVHTNMDTLIFIGSLACWITVLLSSLGLSIISFGTIGAMIVTIHLTGRFIESRLRDKAAKEIKALIKLQAKEARVIFSEGESTIPIEAVKVGFLVLVKPGERIPVDGKVEEGISSVDESMISGESLPITKNKGSKVTGGSLNLTGSFKVRVDKVGEESFLSQMVDLIKEAQGTKIPIQALADRITLWFVPAIIILALMSGIIWTFQFEEFQGFLSYMRGLFPWILNTDNSISFAIFVFISTIVIACPCALGLAIPMALVSGTGLAAKKGMIIRNAEAIQTSKDIKIVMMDKTGTITQGNPHIINHSLSNEEMKIVAGIESNSNHPLAKAISSFQKSDVKPEKIEEISGEGVKAVVKGDEYFIGKPKSTEKYLQLLKEGKIVIEVYKNNINIGSITIEDSIREDSNKAVSKLKSSGIDSIMLSGDNLKTAQAIARQVGIEKVYAGIKPEDKLNIIRQYQEKGSKILMVGDGINDAASLKGADIGVAIGEGADLAIDSADIVIVKGGISRIVDSIEISRKTFRIIRQNLFWAFFYNVIVIPLAMAGLLHPAIAEGAMAVSSITVILNSLRIK
- a CDS encoding rubrerythrin — translated: MKNIMIGGKKMNIYKYAMKMEKDGENYYRELAGKTSDIGLQTLLKMLADDEAKHYNIIEKMMKTDVSIELVETDILESAKNIFVKIKGKKQVFDFDLPEINLYRHAWKIEEKSHKFYIEMGDKVEIESQRKIFLKLAEEEKKHMFLLENLIEFVSRPETWIENAEFNHLDEY